Below is a genomic region from Ascaphus truei isolate aAscTru1 chromosome 5, aAscTru1.hap1, whole genome shotgun sequence.
TACTCCATATTTTACAATAACAAAGAGTTTGTGAGTATTTAATGTTGAACATGAAATACGAAAATTAGTGTAGTCAATATATTCATGTCATACGAAATGAAAGAATGTTTGTATTTGACACATTTACATTTATAGTGACCTTAAATAGTAGCAACGTTGATGATTTGTACATGCTAATTTGTAAGCCATAACTTCACACACCATCGTATCTCTTTGTGACATTTCTATGAGTGCAACATCATGTGTCAAGTTGCTATAAATAAGTATGGCCATATCACAAAGATGTGCACATGATCTATGTTCATACATATGTTTGTGGTTCCCTACAAATAAACACAGTTTATCAATATCCTATAAACCACACTACATACTTGTGCACAGCTGCCTCAATTAATGTATcactcatactgagccactaattaaggCATCTGTGGTGAAgtggtgatatcctgaaaacttgcccTGTATGCTTCTAACGAAAACATGAGTTGTGCAGGACTGCTGTAGGATTACATAATGTGAGTTGTTGTAATGATGCATGAATCTGCTAAATTCAAACAGCTTACAATGTATATTTTTGAGTGTCTTTGCTTTCAGACAATCAGCATTAGGAACaacagagacaggacaggggattggtcaaTAACTCGCAGGCACCAGTTGACGCCTCCCCTCCATAAATGCTACATTTGAATTGCACATTATTTACAATTAGGGGTGTGGTGTGGAAGGGTGTGGTGTGGAAGGGTGTGGTGTGGAGGGTTGGGGTGGCTGGTTATGATAAGTGTTACAACTCCATTTTGATTTtgatggctgctgtgtgtgtttcgtATTGTTTGTGTaccaccattttgtgtgtgtatagcgaaTGTGTTGTGTGAGTACACAGAGGGAGCGGAACTGTATGAATATTGATATATGCAGTGTATGCGTCAATTGATGTGGTTTCATGTATGTATAAAATTTGAGCTAATAAAATACATAGACATAACTATCCAAaaaggtatattttaaatgtaacatTCATACCGCTAGCCTACATTAGTAATAAGCAATGACGACTGAGACATTAATGATCAATAATGTTGGTAAAGTCCCTCTACTTCGCATCTGGCCTTCAACGCTTGTAGCAAGGACATTATTAATgaatatacatataatacattCTGTGCTGAAATCAAATATTCAATTTTAACACAAACTTATCATGTATTTAGAAAGATAATATCCTACAATATATTACATGCATTCTATATTGAAATACATGAAGGAcattatttacatacatacataacatccATTAGATACTTACATAGATGCCATTTattccatagtgacatacatgaCTTTGattatatcagctatattaaaaATTAATTTTGGACAAATCATAGTAGTACAATTTGGGAGATATTCAATTAATAAATGTTCTTACCTAATAAATGACCATACAGCTGATCATAGTTTGCTACAATGCCCGTCACAAGGGCTGTATTTTCATCCGAATTAAAGCGTTTATTTCGGGGAccgcttttttttccccctctgagcACGTGCAGCCTTTGCacgtggctgctgctgactggactccccttcttccaacGGAGCACTGcagcaccagacaccccaccaccaccacgcaccccaccaccaccacgcaccccaccacaaccacgcaccccaccaccaccacacaccctaccaccaccagacaccccaccagcaccactACCCTGACTCACACATTCACTCCCACGTCTACTCACATGAGCAGcactcaccctagcatcactcccctctctcccacggCTACTCACACGACCAGCTCTCACCCTagcatcactctcctgactcacaCCACTCACTCCagcatcactctcctgactcccaCCACTCACCTTAGCATCtccactcaccccagcatcactcctctgactcccacgcctcccgtccatacctctagcactcacaagcaACACAAAAAGAAATTAAACCTCAAGCTCACTAAACACTTTCAAACAGACAATAACAAAAAGTTTGAAAGAAAATATAACAGCACAAAACAATTCAAGCAACAAGTATATCAATCTCTCTCAAAATGCACAGCTCTGtccgtcactccctctctctctctcccaacaacacagagaaagaatataaaaaaatgtcACCTTTAAATAGGCCACTCAATCACGCCTTTGTTGTgtactcgcgcgattcagaaaaATAACGCCATTGGCGGTACGTGCACGCCATTTCAACATTCACACCAAGCTATTCGCCATGTtggcaaatggtggtggcgcattgaaTCGCCGCGGATTCGCCCATTTAAgtgtaacacgccaaaaacatggcgaattcaaaatctggctaatgcatttttccgctgcttactgcatagacccctttaagtcagaagggacggagacatcgtatcagaattataaggaatgtaacaaaaattgcaaaagggcaatcaaattagcaaaaatggatattgaaaaaaggattgcaatagaaaataaggtcaaccctaaaaagttctttaagtaccttaataacaaaaaaaatgagaaaagaaaatttagaaccctttcagtgtgagatgggtagtgTCACAGTGACAGATTATTTGCTGTTTCACTACCTCTCTTAGGACTGCGTATCTAAGACATATTGGAGGAATATATAGGGTTACACTTTTGATATTTACATCTCCCCAATATATCATATAGAGTACAAGTGTCTCTCTCAATTATCTAAATTTAGTGGGTATTAACCCTCACTTATCATCCAGTAGATAAACTTGCGCAGTCTAGCTCCCTGTACTGTGATTAATTGTGGTGGAGTTTCTTTACTCAGGGAGTATTAACCCCTATGTAGGGAATAAGATTATCTCCTCACATATACGAGTACTCCCCTATTTTTAGTCACACTCCACTGCCAATATTTTAATTCCCTTGTATATATTCCACACCCAGTGTGTTATTTTGaagatattaataaatgattttttgttttttctactcACTATGACTGGTTATATAGGATACTATCCTGGATCACTGTTATCCTAGTAATAATTACATCACATAAGTGCAATTGTGAGGGATTCTTGTGGGGATAGGATTTTCTACAATCCTACctcctatgtgtgtatatagtattcaatcATTCCCTTGTGCACCTGTGATATCTTTAATTTACTAAGTTGTTATAATAGGAGAGCGGTGGATCTTGTTATATTTTGTCCATACaaatagccagaagtcacaagtgatggctggggatggccagaaggagggagaTATAGGTCCTGgggatttaccagacctatacctccctgattttcaccagaggcaaagggaagtcCCAGTCCTTGccagacaatatgataaagtggtaaaaattgatgaacagatattgaatgcacagggggtgatagtattcacccattttgaattgtcaaatgatatcctgtatagggtgaataggcagacacaacaggggaggtcaccagacaaatattggttcccaaggcgtttgttaaatctgtattcaccctagcccatactatcccttggggtggtcaccttggtaaggataaaaccttggaccgtatttcgtcccgattctattggccagggatgcacagtgatattgctaagttatgtgcggcatgtcctgaatgccagctaactagtccgaagggacaaaaaccagcccctttggttcctctacccttggtgtcagttccctttgagaggattggagtagacttggtaggacctatAGAACCCTCTGCgtaaggacacaggtttattctcgtaatagttgactatgcaacaagatatcctgaggcgttccccctgagaacagcaacggcgaagcaagtagccaacaaattgttggagctgttctcacgggttggacttccccaggttaagttgacagaccaaggtacaaattttatggctaaactgatgcaggatgtcttaaaattaatagaggtcaagtctgttcggacatttgtctaccatccacagactgacggattggtggaaagatttaattgAACGCTAAAAggtatgctgagaaaatttgtagattcagagaagagagcttgggatgaactcccttttctgctgtttgccatgagggaagttccccaggcctccatgggattctctccatttcaATTACTGTATGGccaccaaccccggggtatcctagacctcctaaaggagtcatGTGAAGAACAgaggtccccttctaagaataccctgcaatatgtattagaccttaggaagtgcctagacctggtcggccattttgctagggagaatcttagatcagcccaggacagtcaggagagacattacaatcaaaatgctcgcatgagagtgtttcacccgggagaccaggtgatgttattattacccagttgtgagagcaaactcttagccaaatggcagggcctaTTTGAAGTACTCCATCggacgggtgatgtggattacgagatcgctcaaccaggatccaggaagggtaaacaaatttaccatgtgaacttgctgaaaccctggaaggtgcagcggtctctattcatccacccggtggaggaggaacaGACCTGGGTCCTCAGGCCCCACGGGGGAACATCGTTGGTGATGAACAAATCCCAATGGATAGAtgtcacgggagcttgtgcagggtaataatatacacaaaataactgggttgaattgaatgcgactgtaatgtaataaagaaagtttattccttgaaaaaggtgaacacacagaatatacaaataacacacaggatttttacacttactttggggaatgggcaatgaagtaatctggattagcaattcatcaggcaatcatgtatcattcagatgttgtaacgaagacactgggcatagggtttacactcgtttatatggggtttaagccctatcccttaacattgggtgtcaggtattggttaacaattacctgcacccaatgaccctttgccagctaacgtgggaagcacgtTGATACCTTCCCCCAGGTAACTGGCGCATGCGCACAATTCCTTACTTTGGGTCTCATTTTCTTAACCCCACACTAAAGAATTGGCACCTCTGAGTCTGCCAGAAGAGGAtctggacaggaaaacctttgtctgcaAGTGTGATTTATAACACCTACAGAACTACTCAAGTCCTGCTCTTCCCCGCCCTAGCATACataatcagggtgggggagcctttggtCAGGGGCCCTGGTGTAGACATATGGGCGCCCCCTGGGACATTAACATACTGCAGGGCCAGTATCTTTCGCGGGCTGTATACCAGGCACCAAACACAGTATATTTtcacaatcatatatatatattaaaataatccgtttggGCTTCCGTACACAGAGTTAATGAGAAGAAGGCCCCGCACAGTGTGAGACATTACTGCCGGTGCTTTCATTtaccggggaggggagaggcagagcAAGTACGGAGAAGGAGTGATACAGTTCGTATGAATCTGTTTATTAATCATCTTTCTACTACTGTACAGCTTTGTTTGTCTTCCAGCCCCGGAAACCAGCTCCAGATGGAACCAGTTCCGTTTGATAAAGTTGCAATTTACTTCTCCAAGGACGAGTGGGATTATTTAAAAGAAGAACAGAAGGATCTTTACAAGGATGTGATGATGGAGAATTACCAGGCACTCAGGTCTCTCGGATGTGTCAATGTGAAGCCTGAAATTATATCAATGATGGAGCAAGGAGAAGAGCCATATGTAAGGGGTCACCAGCAGTATCAGGAGAAGGAAAGTCCTACAGATATCAGCAAAGCTGTTGGATTCAGGAGCAGGAATTCCCCTGATGGATATCACATTTTGCTCCGTTCACCAGATTGTGAAATGGAAGATATCAGTGTTACCCAAATGTATCAAGGAGCAAATCACATTAGCCCAAATACACCAAGCAAGAGTTTGAGAAAATCTGTTAGTAATAATGCTAAGGAATCAACCTCGCATGAAGCAGGGAATCTCACAGACTTCCACATTGATACACTCAGAGAACATTCAGGGACATCTATTCATATTACAAAGGGTAACAAAGGAAACAGTAATGCAGGAAAAGTTAACAAGAGCTTTTCAATAAAGAGGTATAAGTGATGTGACTGTGCTAAAAACTTTAATAATGAGTTATCTTATAGAATTCACCTAAAAACACACACCACAGAAATGCTGTATAataactcagaatatcagaaaTGCTTAACTAGTAACTCGGATCTTGTTAAACATCAAATGGAAAAAATAGGGTAACCCCAATTATCGAGGCCactaccaggcactatggagtgtgtttaggaaagaaggtttgacgccggtatataggtgatgcaggtaataaggcaatatatgggtatctccgatacaaacaaggggagtggggtactggaaaaccggttagaggtacaaggggacacctcccaggggggcgcccccaagtaaatcacggcccggctaccaatatatcctcacctgtctcccctgtgtatcgcgtggaggtcccttgaaagccgttcctgtttgcggctgcaagcttgatcctggaggtcccttgaaagccgttcctgtttgcggctgcaagcttgatcctggaggctctgtgtgctgggattctgcttgctggcgtctgcgtgccccaaccggatatgacgtcacagatgaaaaaaatagagattgcttccgaggttcacagcaccttcactcagccagttgtatgaatataaaaaagtttattagtaaccagcaatgtacaacagcatgaacattcttacgcgtttcgtccaagccaggactttttcaaagagtgctgttcATGCACAATGTCCCAGTTCATATAGGAAGAGAGCTAGATCAACAGCCAATCATTCCTAAGGTCAGATAAATTATCACTGCTGAAATCAATTAGGTGATTcgctatactataggactgtttatATCACATCGCTCACTACATGAAGGGACATACAGACATGCAAATATTGCATACAttgttaacaatattaaaatgacagcctaatgctgtataaaattaaaatcaaaa
It encodes:
- the LOC142494531 gene encoding zinc finger protein 583-like, whose translation is MNLFINHLSTTVQLCLSSSPGNQLQMEPVPFDKVAIYFSKDEWDYLKEEQKDLYKDVMMENYQALRSLGCVNVKPEIISMMEQGEEPYVRGHQQYQEKESPTDISKAVGFRSRNSPDGYHILLRSPDCEMEDISVTQMYQGANHISPNTPSKSLRKSVSNNAKESTSHEAGNLTDFHIDTLREHSGTSIHITKGNKGNSNAGKVNKSFSIKRYK